AGGACATCGGCAGCCCCAACCTACCCGCTTTCGTCGAGACCCACGCCGATCGCCTGGCCGCCGACGCCTGCATCTGGGAATTCGGCGGCGTCAACCACGAGGGAACGCCCGTTCAGGTCGCGGGTTTGCGAGGAATTTGCTACGTCGAACTGAGCGTGCAAACTGCCAGCCGCGATGCACACTCCGGCACAGGCGGATCGATCTTCCCCAACGCCGCCTGGCGCCTGACCTGGGCTTTGAACTCACTCAAAGGCCGCGACGAACACATCCGCATCCCCGGCTTCTACGACCGGGTAGTCCCACCCAGCGAGCTTGACCTCGAACTGCTGGAAGCACTTCCCGATTCGGCGGAAGAATACCGCTCGCGCTACGAACTGGACGGTTTCATCAAAGGCTTGCAGGGTGGATTGGAACTCCAACGCGAAAGCATCTTCAGCCCCACCTGCACCATCTGCGGTCTCACCTCCGGCTATCAGGGTCCCGGCTCGAAGACCGTGCTTCCCGCCCGAGCCAGCGCCAAAGTCGATTTCCGCCTGGTTCCCGATCAGGACCCGGACGAAGTCGTGCTGCGCTTGCGCAACCATCTGGATGAGCAGTGCTTCGATGACGTGGAAATTACCTATCTCGGCGGCGAACCACCCGCACGCACGCCGCTGGACGATGAATTCCTCGCGCTGGTCGTCGAGAGTG
The nucleotide sequence above comes from Anaerolineales bacterium. Encoded proteins:
- a CDS encoding M20/M25/M40 family metallo-hydrolase; translation: MTDYQAIDAAIEAQFDQTLAELGQLCAHPSVSAQGLGMKECAQFVRQMLEKRGFQSEILPSAGFPVVVAERSGRSERTLLFYNHYDVQPPEPLELWETPPFDADIREGKMYARGVSDDKGQIMGRLAAIDALLSIDDELPCNVKFVIEGEEDIGSPNLPAFVETHADRLAADACIWEFGGVNHEGTPVQVAGLRGICYVELSVQTASRDAHSGTGGSIFPNAAWRLTWALNSLKGRDEHIRIPGFYDRVVPPSELDLELLEALPDSAEEYRSRYELDGFIKGLQGGLELQRESIFSPTCTICGLTSGYQGPGSKTVLPARASAKVDFRLVPDQDPDEVVLRLRNHLDEQCFDDVEITYLGGEPPARTPLDDEFLALVVESARPVYGVPQIVVPMSGGSGPNHPFIHTLKVPVATAGISYPGSQVHSPNENIDLESFLKGIRHLARIVVEFARSE